One stretch of Deltaproteobacteria bacterium DNA includes these proteins:
- a CDS encoding thioesterase, giving the protein EPGQTLAVPLRIVGGKEDLPIKLEDLEAWGQYTRSGFSVRLFKGDHFYVHHAEDELLPWLSTTLANLSA; this is encoded by the coding sequence ATGAGCCAGGGCAAACCCTTGCTGTTCCTCTTCGCATCGTTGGTGGCAAAGAAGATCTCCCAATTAAACTCGAAGACTTAGAAGCTTGGGGACAATACACCCGGTCGGGTTTCTCCGTTCGTCTCTTCAAGGGAGACCATTTCTACGTCCACCATGCGGAGGACGAACTCTTACCTTGGCTCAGCACGACTCTGGCTAATTTATCGGCGTAA